From Pan troglodytes isolate AG18354 chromosome 11, NHGRI_mPanTro3-v2.0_pri, whole genome shotgun sequence, the proteins below share one genomic window:
- the LOC473048 gene encoding olfactory receptor 1L4 — METKNYSSSTSGFILLGLSSNPQLQKPLFAIFFIMYLLTAVGNVLIILAIYSDPRLHTPMYFFLSNLSFMDICFTTVIVPKMLVNFLSETKVISYVGCLVQMYFFMAFANTDSYLLASMAIDRLVAICNPLHYDVVMKPWHCLLMLMGSCSISHLHSLFRVLLMSRLSFCASHVIKHFFCDTQPVLKLSCSDTSSSQMVVMTETLAVIVTPFLCIIFSYLRIIVTVLRIPSAAGKWKAFSTCGSHLTVVVLFYGSVIYVYFRPLSMYSVMKDRVATVMYTVVTPMLNPFIYSLRNKDMKRGLKKLRDRIYS; from the coding sequence ATGGAGACAAAGAATTACAGCAGCAGCACCTCAGGCTTCATCCTCCTGGGCCTCTCTTCCAACCCTCAGCTGCAGAAACCTCTCTTTGCCATCTTCTTCATCATGTACCTGCTCACTGCGGTGGGGAATGTGCTCATCATCCTGGCCATCTACTCTGACCCCAGGCTCCACACCCCTATGTACTTTTTTCTCAGCAACTTGTCTTTCATGGATATCTGCTTCACAACAGTCATAGTGCCTAAGATGCTGGTGAATTTTCTATCAGAGACAAAGGTTATCTCCTATGTGGGCTGCCTGGTCCAGATGTACTTCTTTATGGCATTTGCAAACACTGACAGCTACCTGCTGGCCTCTATGGCCATCGACCGGCTGGTGGCCATCTGCAACCCCTTACACTATGATGTGGTTATGAAACCATGGCATTGCCTACTCATGCTAATGGGTTCTTGCAGCATCTCCCACCTACATTCCCTGTTCCGTGTGCTACTTATGTCtcgcttgtctttctgtgcctctcACGTCATTAAGCACTTTTTCTGTGACACCCAGCCTGTGCTAAAGCTCTCCTGCTCTGACACATCCTCCAGCCAGATGGTGGTGATGACTGAGACCTTAGCTGTCATTGTGACCCCCTTCCTGTGTATCATCTTCTCCTACCTGCGAATCATCGTCACTGTGCTCAGAATCCCCTCTGCAGCCGGGAAGTGGAAGGCCTTCTCTACCTGTGGCTCCCACCTCACTGTAGTGGTCCTGTTCTATGGGAGTGTCATCTATGTCTATTTTAGGCCTCTGTCCATGTACTCAGTGATGAAGGACCGGGTAGCCACAGTTATGTACACAGTAGTGACACCCATGCTGAACCCTTTCATTTACAGCCTGAGGAACAAAGATATGAAAAGGGGTTTGAAGAAATTAAGAGACAGAATTTACTCATAG